In Juglans microcarpa x Juglans regia isolate MS1-56 chromosome 4S, Jm3101_v1.0, whole genome shotgun sequence, a single window of DNA contains:
- the LOC121262052 gene encoding uncharacterized protein LOC121262052, with the protein MGHNSSYTWKGIWEAKNMLMKGCQWRIGNGATARIWQDNYVPGYQSLMLEETGSAERDFSAREASLIDIETGWWDVSRVRALFNPKIASDVMKILLSPRQHEDVWMWRHEKNGAFSVQNGYRFFKNLTNGDTAESSNAHEEQKMWKPIWKMRVPNKAGVGAVLRDEKGNVLMAISKSKHELHEPTSVELLAMLRGLKFILHLGISKVVLECDCLLMVEVLANSEDSLSSQGNLLKEVRNLLSHFNEYQVQHVIRGGNQVARSVYDLEMWMGSVPSYLHQYI; encoded by the exons ATGGGCCATAACTCTTCCTACACTTGGAAAGGAATTTGGGAAGCAAAAAATATGTTGATGAAAGGGTGTCAATGGAGGATTGGGAATGGGGCTACTGCTCGGATTTGGCAAGATAACTACGTTCCTGGCTATCAAAGTTTAATGTTGGAGGAGACTGGCAGTGCAGAAAGGGATTTTTCAGCAAGAGAAGCATCTTTGATAGATATAGAGACAGGCTGGTGGGATGTCTCCAGGGTTagagctctattcaatccaaaaATAGCTTCAGATGTAATGAAAATCCTTCTTAGTCCAAGGCAACATGAAGATGTATGGATGTGGCGGCATGAGAAAAATGGGGCTTTCAGTGTTCAAAATGGATATCGATTTTTTAAGAATCTTACAAATGGTGATACTGCTGAGAGTTCAAACGCCCATGAAGAGCAGAAAATGTGGAAACCCATTTGGAAAATGAGGGTCCCCAATAAA GCTGGAGTAGGCGCTGTGCTTAGGGATGAGAAAGGAAATGTTCTTATGGCTATAAGTAAATCTAAGCATGAGCTTCATGAACCAACGTCTGTTGAGTTACTAGCCATGTTACGAGGTCTGAAGTTTATTTTGCATTTAGGGATTTCCAAAGTCGTGTTAGAGTGTGATTGTTTACTCATGGTGGAAGTTTTGGCTAATTCTGAGGATTCCTTATCAAGCCAAGGCAACCTATTAAAGGAGGTTAGAAATCTGCTCAGTCATTTCAACGAGTATCAAGTTCAACATGTAATTAGAGGTGGAAATCAGGTTGCTAGGTCAGTCTATGATTTGGAGATGTGGATGGGATCTGTCCCTTCTTATCTACATCAATATATCTGA
- the LOC121262053 gene encoding uncharacterized protein LOC121262053, whose product MTKKLVESDLRPIYKEQKESVVHVLWQFAATNDVWFEACSKIKKWSTCEDNLLKLIEKLMQKLSKEEMEEVAMIMRSLWLRRNQFIFENNFTSPGQVISAAREQIREFKLAQTVVEKSCLSRTIGRQMRWKKPNRGQVKVNWDATIDQKQKKMGIGVVIRDEMGEALTTCCDQKKHVQHSAIAECMALWKAMELCRDLGFLRVVF is encoded by the coding sequence ATGACTAAGAAACTTGTAGAGAGTGATCTACGCCCAATCTATAAGGAGCAAAAGGAGTCTGTCGTACACGTGTTGTGGCAGTTTGCTGCTACTAATGATGTTTGGTTTGAGGCttgttctaaaattaaaaaatggagCACTTGTGAAGATAATCTGCTGAAATTGATAGAGAAGCTAATGCAGAAACTGTCTAAAGAGGAAATGGAGGAGGTGGCTATGATAATGAGGAGTTTATGGTTAAGAAGAAATcagtttatttttgaaaacaacTTCACATCTCCTGGCCAGGTTATCAGTGCAGCAAGGGAACAAATAAGAGAGTTTAAATTGGCTCAAACAGTGGTTGAGAAGAGCTGTCTTAGCAGAACTATAGGGAGACAAATGAGATGGAAGAAACCTAATAGAGGTCAAGTGAAGGTAAATTGGGATGCAACCATAgatcagaaacagaaaaaaatggGAATTGGAGTAGTCATAAGGGACGAAATGGGAGAAGCATTAACAACTTGCTGTGATCAGAAGAAGCATGTGCAACACTCAGCAATAGCAGAATGTATGGCACTTTGGAAAGCCATGGAGCTTTGTAGAGATCTTGGTTTTCTCAGAGTGGTTTTTTAG